Proteins co-encoded in one Flavobacterium sp. M31R6 genomic window:
- a CDS encoding CsgE family curli-type amyloid fiber assembly protein, translating to MKDFVLKWVCLFVFFSLQKMYSQAVYKEVKAKIEVEKVENILSVKGTVENLKSEYKSISYKLTVFKKNKSNSNSSKNSQDGRVILDPQQKVVLSKTQINEGKDDQIILLLIIYDENNVIIGKDRIEMGIDDESKVGEAKPNDGLEMMGIVSNDTKTKLGNDFYELFYKEYSKLKIKTNKIVSVQEELTFGRTTKIMVSVDGELINEFISRPDEDFMKYMAETVSDNVFKYFKNIEKQNKAIMRY from the coding sequence ATGAAAGACTTTGTACTCAAATGGGTTTGTTTGTTTGTGTTTTTTAGTTTACAAAAAATGTATTCTCAGGCTGTTTATAAAGAAGTAAAAGCAAAGATTGAAGTTGAAAAAGTTGAAAATATCCTTTCTGTTAAAGGTACAGTCGAAAATTTAAAATCTGAGTATAAAAGTATCTCCTATAAATTGACAGTTTTCAAAAAGAATAAAAGCAATTCAAATAGTTCCAAGAATTCTCAAGATGGAAGAGTTATTTTGGATCCTCAACAGAAAGTTGTCTTATCAAAAACTCAAATAAATGAGGGCAAGGACGATCAAATTATTCTATTGTTGATTATATATGATGAAAATAATGTCATAATAGGTAAAGATCGAATAGAAATGGGAATTGATGACGAGTCAAAAGTTGGGGAAGCAAAACCAAATGACGGCTTGGAAATGATGGGGATTGTGTCTAATGATACCAAGACAAAATTAGGAAATGATTTCTACGAACTGTTTTATAAAGAATATTCTAAATTAAAAATTAAGACCAATAAAATTGTTTCGGTTCAAGAAGAACTAACTTTTGGAAGGACAACAAAAATAATGGTTTCAGTAGATGGAGAGTTAATTAATGAATTTATATCACGACCTGATGAAGATTTTATGAAATACATGGCTGAAACCGTCTCGGATAATGTTTTTAAATATTTTAAAAATATTGAAAAGCAAAACAAGGCTATAATGAGATATTAA
- a CDS encoding curli assembly protein CsgF yields the protein MKSYLALICMLGLFLNANAQALVYKPMNPNFGGDTFGYQMLLSSADAQNDFKDNGASTYKQPTQLERFKENLNNQLLNKISNSLFSDQFGSNGISQGTYNFGTLSVDVYPSNLGLTVDILDIETGEQTQVIVPGS from the coding sequence ATGAAATCATATCTAGCTTTAATTTGTATGCTTGGTCTTTTTTTGAATGCAAATGCTCAGGCGTTAGTGTACAAACCCATGAATCCTAATTTTGGAGGTGATACTTTTGGTTATCAAATGTTACTTAGTTCAGCCGATGCACAAAATGATTTTAAGGACAATGGTGCAAGTACTTATAAGCAACCAACACAATTGGAACGTTTTAAAGAAAATTTAAATAATCAATTGTTGAATAAAATTTCAAATTCATTATTCAGTGACCAGTTTGGGAGTAACGGTATATCTCAGGGTACCTATAATTTTGGGACATTATCCGTCGATGTTTACCCATCGAATCTTGGTTTAACAGTAGATATATTGGATATAGAAACTGGTGAACAAACACAAGTAATTGTTCCGGGAAGTTAA
- a CDS encoding glutamine synthetase III: MSSIRFQALKEASNRKLVEFQETGRKSVLFGANVFNDKAMKQYLTSDAFKGVQGAVQHGTKIDRKLADYIAMGMKEWALSKGVTHYTHWFQPLTGTTAEKHDAFFETSYDGSDPLEKFGGAQLVQQEPDASSFPHGGIRNTFEARGYTAWDPTSPAFIFGTTLCIPTIFISYTGEALDNKIPLLRALSAMDEAATEVCRYFDKNVKKVTATLGWEQEYFLIDRSLANSRPDLIMTGRTLLGHTSAKGQQLDDHYFGSIPTRALTYMRDLEQECMLLGIPVKTRHNEVAPNQFEFAPIFEETNLAVDHNCLLMDVMQKVAERHDLKVLLHEKPFKGVNGSGKHNNWSLATDTGVNLLSPSKTPMTNLQFLTFFINTIKAVNDYEALLRGSIATASNDHRLGANEAPPAIISVFIGEQLTKVLAELEGVSTGKLSPEEKTDLKLNVVGKIPDVLLDNTDRNRTSPFAFTGNKFEFRAVGSSANCSNAMTTLNTIVAKQLKDFKVAVDDLIESKDMKKDDAIFNVLREYIKQSKKILFEGDGYSEAWQKEAAKRGLSNFKTTPEALKARASKQAIDLFAEMGIMNQIEVEARYEIELEEYTKKIQIEGRVLGDISKNHVIPTAIKYQNTLIENVKGLKDIFGSEFESIAKEQIILIKEISGHIEGINSKVEEMTEERKKANNLTDAHAMAEAYCNHVKPYFEIIRNHCDKLELLVDNELWTLTKYRELLLTK; the protein is encoded by the coding sequence ATGTCATCAATTCGTTTTCAAGCTTTAAAAGAAGCTTCAAATAGAAAGTTAGTAGAGTTTCAGGAGACAGGAAGAAAATCGGTTCTTTTTGGGGCTAATGTGTTCAATGATAAGGCTATGAAGCAATATTTGACTTCAGATGCTTTTAAAGGTGTACAAGGTGCAGTTCAACACGGAACTAAAATCGACAGAAAACTGGCAGATTATATTGCCATGGGAATGAAAGAATGGGCTTTGTCCAAAGGAGTAACTCACTATACGCACTGGTTTCAGCCACTTACGGGAACAACAGCAGAGAAACATGATGCTTTTTTTGAAACTTCTTATGACGGAAGTGATCCATTAGAAAAATTTGGTGGGGCTCAATTGGTCCAACAGGAACCGGATGCATCGAGTTTTCCTCATGGTGGAATAAGAAACACATTTGAAGCAAGAGGTTATACTGCTTGGGATCCTACTTCACCAGCGTTTATTTTTGGAACGACATTATGTATTCCAACTATTTTTATTTCCTATACAGGAGAAGCGTTGGATAATAAGATTCCATTATTAAGAGCATTGTCGGCTATGGATGAAGCTGCTACGGAGGTCTGTAGATATTTTGATAAAAATGTTAAGAAAGTAACAGCTACTTTAGGCTGGGAACAAGAATATTTCTTAATTGACAGATCATTGGCTAATTCACGCCCAGATCTTATCATGACAGGAAGAACTCTGTTGGGACATACTTCTGCCAAAGGACAACAGTTGGATGATCATTATTTTGGGTCTATTCCAACTCGTGCTTTAACCTATATGAGAGATTTGGAACAAGAATGTATGTTGTTGGGAATACCGGTGAAAACACGTCATAATGAAGTGGCTCCGAATCAATTTGAATTTGCACCTATTTTTGAAGAGACAAATTTGGCGGTAGACCATAACTGTTTGTTGATGGACGTTATGCAAAAGGTAGCTGAGCGTCATGATTTGAAAGTATTGCTTCATGAAAAACCTTTTAAAGGGGTAAATGGTTCAGGGAAACACAATAACTGGTCATTAGCTACAGATACTGGAGTAAACTTATTGAGTCCTAGTAAAACGCCGATGACTAATTTACAGTTTTTGACTTTCTTTATCAATACTATTAAAGCGGTGAATGATTATGAGGCTTTATTGAGAGGGTCCATTGCTACTGCTAGTAATGATCATAGATTGGGAGCCAATGAAGCTCCACCGGCAATTATCTCCGTATTTATTGGAGAGCAATTGACTAAGGTGTTGGCCGAATTGGAAGGAGTTTCCACCGGGAAATTGTCTCCAGAAGAAAAAACCGATTTGAAATTGAATGTTGTAGGTAAAATTCCAGATGTCCTTTTGGATAATACCGATAGAAACAGAACTTCACCTTTTGCCTTCACCGGTAATAAATTTGAGTTTAGAGCGGTTGGTTCTTCAGCAAACTGTTCGAATGCCATGACTACGTTGAATACTATTGTTGCAAAACAACTTAAGGATTTTAAAGTTGCTGTCGATGATTTGATTGAATCAAAAGACATGAAGAAAGATGATGCCATTTTCAATGTTTTAAGAGAATACATTAAGCAATCCAAAAAAATCCTTTTTGAAGGGGATGGTTATAGTGAGGCCTGGCAAAAAGAAGCTGCAAAAAGAGGATTGAGCAATTTTAAAACTACTCCGGAAGCTTTGAAAGCTAGAGCTTCTAAACAAGCGATTGATTTGTTTGCTGAAATGGGTATTATGAATCAAATAGAAGTTGAAGCACGTTACGAAATTGAATTGGAGGAGTATACCAAAAAAATACAGATTGAAGGAAGAGTACTTGGAGATATTTCAAAGAACCATGTAATTCCAACGGCGATTAAATATCAAAATACTTTGATTGAAAATGTGAAAGGATTGAAAGATATTTTTGGATCGGAGTTTGAATCCATTGCCAAAGAGCAAATTATTCTGATAAAGGAGATTTCTGGGCATATTGAAGGTATCAATTCTAAAGTGGAAGAGATGACTGAAGAAAGAAAGAAAGCCAATAATCTGACAGATGCCCATGCTATGGCAGAAGCTTATTGTAATCATGTAAAACCATATTTTGAAATCATAAGAAACCACTGTGACAAGTTAGAGTTATTAGTCGATAATGAACTATGGACTTTGACTAAATATCGTGAATTACTTTTGACAAAATAA
- a CDS encoding AIR synthase related protein, which yields MSSDTSKRYAQRGVSASKEDVHNAIKNIDKGLFPQAFCKIVPDYLTQDEDYCLIMHADGAGTKSSLAYMYWKETGDISVWKGIAQDALIMNIDDLLCVGATDNILLSSTIGRNKNVIPGEVLSAIINGTEELIKELESFGVTIHSTGGETADVGDLVRTIIVDSTVTARMKRSKVIDNANIKAGDVIVGLASFGQATYEKGYNGGMGSNGLTSARHDVFEKYLANKYPESFDAAVPNELIYSGQVKLTDAVENSPIDAGQLVLSPTRTYAPIIKKILDKYTSADVHGMVHCSGGAQTKILHFVQNLHIIKDNLFPVPPLFQLIQEQSKTDWKEMYQVFNCGHRMEIYVPEEIAQDIIAISKSFNVDAQIVGRVEASDSKKLTITSEYGTFEY from the coding sequence ATGAGTTCAGATACTTCAAAAAGATATGCACAACGCGGTGTTTCGGCATCAAAGGAAGATGTGCATAATGCCATTAAAAATATAGACAAAGGTTTATTCCCTCAAGCATTTTGTAAAATTGTTCCAGATTATTTGACACAGGACGAAGACTATTGCTTAATAATGCATGCAGATGGTGCTGGTACAAAATCATCATTAGCCTATATGTATTGGAAAGAAACAGGGGATATTTCGGTTTGGAAAGGAATCGCCCAAGATGCCTTAATAATGAATATTGACGACTTATTGTGTGTAGGTGCAACCGATAATATTTTGCTTTCTTCTACTATTGGAAGAAACAAAAATGTAATTCCTGGTGAAGTTTTATCTGCCATAATCAATGGAACCGAAGAGCTGATAAAAGAGTTGGAGTCGTTTGGAGTTACTATCCACTCAACAGGAGGAGAAACTGCCGATGTTGGTGATTTAGTAAGAACCATCATCGTCGATTCTACCGTAACGGCTAGAATGAAGCGTTCCAAAGTAATCGATAATGCTAATATAAAAGCGGGTGACGTCATTGTTGGATTGGCTTCTTTTGGTCAGGCCACTTATGAAAAAGGCTATAACGGAGGAATGGGAAGCAACGGATTAACGTCTGCGCGTCATGATGTTTTCGAAAAATATTTAGCCAACAAATATCCAGAAAGTTTTGATGCGGCCGTTCCTAATGAATTGATTTATTCCGGGCAAGTAAAATTGACCGATGCCGTAGAGAATTCACCTATAGATGCAGGTCAACTAGTACTTTCGCCAACAAGAACCTATGCACCTATTATCAAGAAAATTTTAGATAAATATACTTCTGCGGATGTTCACGGAATGGTGCATTGCAGCGGAGGAGCACAGACAAAGATTTTACATTTTGTTCAAAATCTACATATTATAAAAGACAATTTATTTCCAGTGCCACCTTTGTTTCAATTGATACAAGAGCAATCCAAAACCGATTGGAAAGAAATGTACCAAGTATTCAACTGTGGACATCGTATGGAAATATACGTGCCAGAAGAAATCGCGCAGGATATCATCGCTATCTCAAAATCATTCAATGTTGATGCCCAAATTGTGGGTAGAGTAGAAGCCTCTGATTCCAAAAAACTAACAATTACAAGTGAATACGGTACTTTCGAGTATTAA
- a CDS encoding carboxypeptidase regulatory-like domain-containing protein — protein MEKLRIGILMCLIILTSCSEEKITDGGTGTVKGRVVDAVTYAPIENAKVSSNPATNTYYSDKDGYFTFEGIETGKYTFEARKDKYVAKFEAATVELNKTTQIIFEMKVSTADNRPPDVPVLTSPVDLAKNQAINLKLTWTATDIDKDSLTYVVTVKNGTTDEITTYKDIKTRSLDLKGLKYSTKYYWQVASSDGINTPVNSLTSSFTTLPFPNPRFLYIKKVNSNNVIFTADEAGNELQLTSSSVNSYRPRKNLQSNKIAYISSDGSQNQIYMMDLDGSNVKKITNTTPIAGFNMENINFCWSTNGSQIIYPNFDKLYRINIDGGGLIEMFRTPNGKFISECDWSQDGKEIVLKVNDISGYNVEIYVIKWNGQVLYSVLSGITGAVSGLNMSFDMQKIVFTRDVSGNENSTYRRFDSRIFIYDKVANTITQLNTSKDNGFNDLDVKFSPNEAEVIFTNTSNDGISVKNVYKTSLTNTGTGTTGSARTLLFSGGSMPEWK, from the coding sequence ATGGAAAAGTTAAGAATCGGAATTTTAATGTGCTTAATTATCTTAACTTCATGTTCTGAAGAAAAGATAACTGACGGCGGAACTGGTACTGTAAAAGGTAGAGTTGTGGATGCTGTTACTTATGCGCCTATTGAAAATGCAAAGGTATCTTCAAATCCGGCTACAAATACATACTATTCAGATAAGGATGGATATTTTACTTTTGAGGGAATTGAAACAGGAAAGTATACATTTGAAGCGAGAAAAGATAAATACGTTGCTAAATTTGAAGCGGCAACAGTGGAGTTAAATAAAACTACTCAAATTATATTTGAGATGAAAGTCTCTACTGCAGATAATAGGCCTCCAGATGTTCCAGTATTGACTTCTCCTGTTGATCTAGCAAAAAATCAGGCCATAAATCTAAAGCTAACCTGGACTGCAACCGATATTGATAAAGATTCATTGACTTATGTTGTTACTGTTAAAAATGGAACTACAGATGAAATTACAACTTATAAAGACATAAAAACAAGAAGTTTGGACTTGAAAGGCTTGAAATATAGTACCAAATATTATTGGCAAGTAGCTTCTTCTGACGGAATTAATACACCTGTCAATAGTTTGACAAGTTCTTTTACTACTCTGCCATTTCCCAATCCAAGATTTTTATACATCAAAAAGGTAAATAGTAATAATGTGATTTTTACTGCTGATGAAGCTGGCAATGAGTTACAATTAACATCTTCGTCTGTCAACAGTTATCGTCCTAGGAAGAATTTGCAATCCAATAAAATTGCCTATATCAGTTCTGATGGATCCCAAAACCAAATTTACATGATGGATCTTGATGGATCGAATGTTAAAAAAATAACAAATACGACTCCTATTGCTGGATTTAATATGGAAAATATCAACTTTTGCTGGAGTACCAACGGAAGTCAAATTATTTATCCAAATTTTGACAAATTATACCGAATAAATATTGATGGAGGAGGACTGATTGAAATGTTCAGGACGCCAAATGGAAAATTTATTTCTGAATGTGATTGGAGCCAAGATGGAAAAGAAATTGTGCTCAAGGTAAATGATATTTCGGGTTACAATGTTGAAATTTATGTAATTAAATGGAATGGTCAGGTGTTGTATAGTGTGTTATCTGGAATAACTGGTGCAGTTAGTGGTTTAAATATGTCCTTTGATATGCAAAAAATCGTGTTTACCAGAGATGTTTCTGGGAATGAAAATTCAACCTATAGAAGATTTGATTCAAGAATTTTTATTTATGATAAGGTTGCCAATACTATAACACAGCTGAATACTAGCAAAGATAATGGCTTTAATGATTTGGATGTAAAATTTTCTCCAAATGAAGCGGAAGTCATTTTTACCAATACTTCAAATGATGGAATATCAGTAAAAAATGTATACAAAACATCGCTCACAAACACAGGCACAGGTACTACGGGAAGTGCTAGAACTTTATTGTTTTCGGGAGGTTCGATGCCAGAATGGAAATAA
- a CDS encoding OmpA family protein, whose amino-acid sequence MKFFATLLFSFAVSCVFAQEQVSFFFESNKFVLKKEELIKLNKWLNANNTVKVVGVHGFCDEEGSVVYNDTLAKKRIDYVFNIIKSKVKIREDFKTRNFGELHTSSPIQAENRKVTLYYILPKDFANEEKIIAPKKEVTLEKKKPKIKFSDVYVFENPDGSTVNIKIDTIFMKKVSLANVGEKLKLESMNFFVDTFAIMPQSRSVMFELLTVMQNCPDLKIQIQGHICCVKKDIRDLSTQRAKAICKFLEYNGIDKSRMTFIGFGSSKPLYALPEKTEAEREANRRVEIEIIAN is encoded by the coding sequence ATGAAGTTTTTTGCTACTCTATTATTTAGTTTCGCGGTTTCTTGTGTTTTTGCGCAAGAACAAGTTTCGTTTTTTTTTGAAAGCAACAAGTTTGTTTTGAAAAAAGAGGAGTTAATAAAACTGAATAAATGGTTAAATGCAAATAATACCGTAAAAGTCGTTGGAGTTCATGGTTTTTGTGATGAAGAAGGATCTGTTGTTTATAATGACACTTTGGCCAAAAAGCGAATCGATTATGTGTTTAATATCATAAAGAGCAAAGTAAAAATTAGAGAGGATTTCAAAACAAGAAATTTTGGAGAGTTACATACTTCGTCTCCTATTCAAGCTGAAAACAGAAAAGTCACGTTGTATTATATTTTGCCAAAAGATTTTGCAAATGAAGAAAAAATAATTGCCCCAAAAAAAGAAGTGACGCTAGAAAAGAAAAAGCCAAAAATTAAATTTTCGGATGTTTATGTTTTTGAAAACCCAGATGGTTCTACAGTCAATATTAAAATTGATACTATCTTTATGAAAAAAGTCAGTCTTGCCAATGTAGGGGAGAAGCTAAAACTGGAAAGCATGAATTTTTTTGTAGATACTTTTGCAATAATGCCGCAATCCAGATCGGTAATGTTTGAATTGCTCACAGTTATGCAAAACTGTCCCGATTTAAAAATACAAATTCAAGGTCATATTTGTTGTGTAAAAAAAGATATTCGGGATTTAAGTACCCAAAGGGCTAAAGCCATTTGCAAATTTTTGGAATATAACGGTATTGATAAAAGCAGAATGACTTTTATTGGATTTGGCAGTTCGAAACCATTATATGCTTTACCAGAAAAAACAGAAGCAGAACGGGAAGCAAATCGCCGTGTAGAAATTGAAATTATTGCCAATTAG
- a CDS encoding CsgG/HfaB family protein — translation MNRKITIAFLLALLLSSCGAYFNQPVGVQKAVFGENTPATINLRSLPLPKEQVVVGVYKFKDQTGQYKPTEIGSTFSTAVTQGATSILIKALQDSKWFVPIERENLSNLLNERNIIRSTRQEYATDSNTKDAPLTPLLFAGVLLEGGIISYDSNIITGGYGARYFGAGASTQYRQDRISIYLRLVSTSNGKILNTVYVSKTILSQSVDASLFRYVNINRLLEVETGYTRNEPIQLAVTEAIEKAVEGLVVDGIKDKIWDVKATDEEVKAFLDSYAKEKEEADLALLYGRDRNEKRGKVGFDLAGGAAYIDGDYANPTPKPMVKAGMRYFFTPYFDISGSFSVFRVGNKDRLDVGYGSIDLNLDFLILPYDAFSPFVYVGSGTFFNRAYENIQTKIQAGIGLEYLVSNNFGIKAYSEFNMDFSDKLDYITAGKRDDYFYCFGLGVSYYLPQHFGKKSVK, via the coding sequence ATGAATCGAAAAATAACAATTGCATTTTTACTTGCGCTTCTTTTGTCGAGTTGTGGTGCGTACTTTAATCAGCCAGTTGGAGTTCAAAAGGCTGTTTTTGGTGAGAACACACCTGCAACTATAAATTTAAGAAGTTTACCACTCCCTAAAGAGCAAGTAGTAGTAGGTGTTTACAAGTTTAAAGATCAAACGGGTCAATATAAACCTACCGAAATAGGAAGCACATTTAGTACTGCAGTCACACAAGGTGCTACTTCTATACTAATTAAAGCGCTTCAAGACTCTAAATGGTTCGTGCCTATTGAGCGAGAAAACCTTAGCAATCTTTTGAACGAAAGAAATATTATTCGTTCTACAAGACAAGAATATGCTACCGATTCCAATACCAAGGATGCCCCTTTGACACCGTTATTGTTTGCCGGTGTTCTGTTAGAAGGTGGAATTATATCATATGATTCCAATATTATTACAGGTGGATATGGAGCAAGATATTTTGGCGCAGGAGCTTCGACCCAATATCGACAAGACAGAATTTCTATCTATCTAAGATTAGTTTCTACTTCAAATGGTAAAATTCTAAATACAGTTTATGTTTCAAAAACAATACTGTCCCAAAGTGTTGATGCTAGTTTGTTTCGGTATGTTAATATTAATCGACTCTTAGAAGTTGAAACAGGATATACTAGAAATGAGCCTATTCAGCTTGCGGTTACCGAGGCTATCGAGAAAGCGGTTGAAGGTCTGGTTGTTGATGGAATTAAGGATAAAATTTGGGATGTAAAGGCTACAGATGAGGAAGTTAAAGCATTTTTGGACAGTTATGCCAAAGAAAAGGAAGAAGCTGATTTAGCCTTGCTTTATGGTAGAGACAGAAATGAAAAAAGAGGTAAAGTTGGATTTGATTTAGCTGGAGGTGCAGCTTATATTGATGGAGATTATGCAAATCCAACACCTAAACCAATGGTGAAAGCGGGAATGAGATACTTTTTTACTCCCTATTTTGATATAAGCGGTTCGTTTAGTGTTTTTCGAGTCGGCAATAAAGATAGATTAGATGTTGGTTATGGATCTATAGATTTGAATCTGGATTTTTTAATTCTCCCGTATGATGCCTTTAGCCCTTTTGTTTATGTAGGCAGTGGTACTTTTTTTAACAGAGCTTACGAAAATATACAAACCAAAATTCAAGCAGGGATAGGTTTAGAGTATTTAGTGTCAAATAATTTTGGAATCAAAGCCTATAGTGAGTTTAATATGGATTTTTCGGATAAACTCGATTATATAACAGCCGGTAAAAGAGATGATTATTTTTATTGTTTTGGTCTAGGTGTGAGTTATTATTTGCCTCAACATTTTGGTAAAAAATCAGTAAAATAA
- a CDS encoding GNAT family N-acetyltransferase, producing the protein MSTFQFPQDIILEDEMVLLRPLQATDVKNLLDISINEPETWEYSLVRANGKENLENYIQIALKARENKTEYPFIVQDKKTGKYAGSTRFYDINMGFKTLQLGYTWYGKDFRGTGLNKHCKYLLLQFAFETLGIERVEFRADNNNQRSIAAMKSIGCKVEGVMRSHMPTVDRNVRRDSIVLSILKSEWFDGVKENLKAKL; encoded by the coding sequence ATGTCTACTTTTCAATTCCCGCAAGATATAATACTCGAAGACGAAATGGTTTTGCTTCGCCCCCTGCAAGCAACCGATGTCAAAAACCTATTGGATATTTCAATCAATGAACCTGAAACTTGGGAGTATTCTTTAGTTCGCGCCAACGGAAAAGAAAATCTTGAAAATTATATTCAAATAGCCCTTAAAGCCAGAGAAAATAAAACCGAATACCCTTTTATAGTCCAAGACAAAAAAACGGGCAAATATGCAGGCAGTACGCGTTTTTATGACATCAATATGGGATTTAAAACGCTGCAATTGGGATATACTTGGTATGGGAAAGATTTTAGGGGAACCGGACTCAATAAACACTGTAAGTATCTTTTGCTACAATTTGCATTTGAAACACTCGGAATAGAACGGGTAGAATTTCGTGCCGACAACAACAACCAGCGGAGCATAGCTGCCATGAAAAGCATAGGGTGTAAAGTTGAGGGAGTTATGCGTAGTCACATGCCAACTGTTGATCGTAATGTTCGCAGGGACAGCATAGTATTGAGTATTCTTAAAAGCGAATGGTTTGATGGGGTCAAAGAAAATTTAAAAGCAAAATTATAA
- a CDS encoding tetratricopeptide repeat-containing sensor histidine kinase has product MIQKTTQLLLFFIFSTVPAQAQNPIYKTIDSLKIALNQTKEDSDKTVLLTKLSSYSEYIGPDEAIKYAKKALYYAQKTKNEQQIGQTYGNLGTAYEIKSDYAHALKNLYKALAIYENLNDVKSLTTVYNNIGLIYIDLKNYKQGLIFYNKALQLSYQSKKERNVSLLLNNIGDVYLQKKEYPKALNYFYKALIINKKLDDTEGIGLNLSNIGICYINLKNYEKGIEMLNKSIATYDDHSNLYNNYNTYDLGRAYYLMSQDEKYKKDKKALIDRSISLFENALQIFKKYKSLKDIQETYLYLSKTNKSKGNYEVALDCFEKHSRIKDSIFSKESEKKLANLEFQREIDLRDKQIEIQTLRINSDSRKVYFLITIATAVAALLGLFLFLYDSKRRNNLLLKEKNTLISNINSQKDKFYSIIAHDLRGPFNGFLGLTELMAEDIDMMSAEDIKFAAVNMRSSAKNLFALLENLLEWSRMEQGLIPFVPKEHPLKSTLLDSIITLQDNADKKGISITTTISNSATLFADKNMFQAIIRNIVLNAIKFTPKKGSVNIQEKEDLYNTVIIVKDTGIGMNPKTVENLFKLDVQNNRVGTEEEPSTGLGLILCKEFIEKHKGKIWVESEEGKGSTFYISFPNKNSSLI; this is encoded by the coding sequence ATGATTCAAAAAACTACTCAATTATTACTTTTTTTTATCTTTTCAACAGTTCCAGCACAAGCTCAAAATCCTATTTATAAGACCATTGATTCGTTAAAAATAGCATTAAACCAAACAAAAGAGGACTCGGATAAAACAGTTTTACTAACTAAACTTTCCTCTTATTCAGAATACATTGGACCTGATGAAGCAATAAAATATGCAAAAAAAGCACTTTATTATGCTCAAAAAACAAAAAACGAACAGCAGATTGGCCAGACCTATGGAAATTTGGGTACAGCTTATGAAATAAAATCAGACTATGCGCATGCTTTAAAAAACCTTTATAAAGCACTTGCAATCTATGAAAATTTGAATGATGTCAAAAGTCTAACTACGGTTTACAATAACATAGGACTAATCTATATTGACCTCAAAAATTATAAGCAAGGTCTTATTTTTTATAACAAAGCGCTTCAACTAAGCTACCAATCCAAAAAAGAAAGAAATGTTTCGTTGCTATTAAATAATATCGGTGATGTCTATTTGCAAAAAAAAGAATATCCAAAAGCATTAAACTACTTTTACAAAGCCTTAATAATAAATAAAAAACTTGACGACACAGAAGGAATTGGTTTAAATCTTTCCAATATAGGCATTTGTTATATCAACTTAAAAAATTATGAAAAAGGCATTGAGATGCTAAATAAGTCAATTGCAACTTATGATGATCATTCAAACCTGTACAATAATTATAATACTTATGATCTTGGCAGAGCTTATTACTTAATGTCTCAAGATGAAAAATATAAAAAGGATAAAAAAGCACTTATTGATAGATCCATCTCTTTATTTGAAAATGCTTTACAAATTTTTAAAAAATACAAATCTTTAAAAGATATTCAGGAAACCTATTTATATCTTTCCAAAACTAACAAGTCAAAAGGTAATTATGAAGTGGCATTGGATTGTTTTGAAAAACATTCCCGCATAAAGGACTCTATATTTTCGAAAGAAAGCGAGAAAAAATTAGCTAATCTTGAATTTCAGAGAGAAATAGATTTAAGAGATAAACAAATAGAAATCCAGACCCTCAGAATAAATAGCGATTCACGAAAAGTATATTTTCTAATTACCATAGCTACTGCAGTTGCTGCCCTATTGGGTTTGTTCTTATTCCTATATGATTCAAAAAGAAGAAACAACCTCTTGCTCAAAGAAAAAAACACATTAATTTCGAATATAAATTCTCAAAAAGACAAATTTTATTCGATTATAGCTCACGATTTAAGAGGTCCGTTCAATGGCTTTTTAGGCTTAACAGAGTTAATGGCCGAAGACATAGACATGATGTCCGCCGAGGATATAAAATTTGCCGCTGTTAATATGAGAAGTTCTGCCAAAAATCTTTTTGCCCTTTTGGAGAATTTATTGGAGTGGTCACGGATGGAACAAGGTTTAATTCCATTTGTTCCAAAAGAACACCCGCTAAAATCAACTTTATTAGATAGCATTATCACACTACAAGATAATGCAGACAAAAAAGGAATAAGTATCACTACAACAATTTCTAATTCGGCAACTCTTTTTGCTGATAAAAATATGTTCCAAGCTATAATTCGTAATATTGTTTTGAATGCTATAAAATTTACACCAAAAAAAGGATCAGTTAACATCCAAGAAAAAGAAGATCTCTACAACACTGTTATTATAGTTAAAGATACAGGAATTGGAATGAATCCAAAAACAGTAGAAAACCTATTCAAATTAGATGTACAAAACAACCGAGTTGGAACTGAAGAAGAACCTAGTACAGGTCTAGGATTAATTTTATGTAAAGAATTTATAGAAAAACACAAAGGTAAAATATGGGTTGAAAGCGAAGAAGGGAAAGGAAGTACATTTTATATTAGTTTCCCTAACAAAAACTCTAGCCTTATTTAA